Proteins encoded by one window of Mariniplasma anaerobium:
- a CDS encoding nitroreductase family protein, whose amino-acid sequence MSLIDKLKQRRSYREFEPESFDIQLLIDAIDAAKYAPNGANKQPWTFCIIKDPDIKKEIRIQSERIETEFYKKITDQWMSDLKALKVNTDKSFLDSAPYLIVIFKHIFQYDQNNQQTKVYYPDISVGIATGMLISILTDLGLDILTYTPSPNSFLSSILQRPKNERPYLILVVGKGSKSYKLPKITKKPTEDILKIY is encoded by the coding sequence ATGTCATTAATCGATAAATTAAAACAAAGACGTTCATATCGCGAATTCGAACCCGAATCTTTTGATATTCAGCTTCTCATTGATGCAATAGATGCTGCAAAATATGCTCCAAATGGCGCAAACAAGCAACCGTGGACATTTTGCATCATAAAAGATCCCGATATCAAAAAAGAAATCCGTATACAATCTGAAAGAATAGAAACTGAATTCTATAAGAAAATAACTGACCAATGGATGTCTGACCTGAAAGCTCTTAAGGTAAACACAGATAAATCATTTCTTGATTCAGCACCCTATTTAATTGTTATCTTTAAGCATATTTTCCAATATGATCAAAATAATCAACAAACTAAAGTTTATTATCCAGATATATCAGTAGGAATTGCTACTGGCATGTTGATATCGATCTTAACAGATCTAGGATTGGATATTCTAACTTATACACCTTCTCCAAATTCATTTCTAAGTAGTATACTCCAAAGGCCAAAAAACGAAAGACCTTATCTTATACTTGTGGTTGGTAAAGGCTCAAAATCTTATAAACTCCCAAAAATTACTAAAAAACCTACCGAAGATATATTAAAAATATACTAA
- a CDS encoding InlB B-repeat-containing protein, protein MKNLCTLVMILIISSMITSCGKEEIMYTVNFETSQGSLIEELQVKEGTIFDDLDNITTTRDGYIFITWYLDETLQIEVYDDYPIVSDIVFFAKWEVVPDMITITFNLFDDEYIEEELIIEKGSTINPNRLPIPTRIDYIFDGWYLNDSFLVEVYSTFVFNMDRELCAKWIYDGEIIDEPDEPVVVHDYFENDNVFLNIEENKVFTENTYYFDLVVDDENDRLFVSGQIVYVNDEMDFDELYLKIYPNADNNSINEYNVNFSFLKVNDIEYSVKYSGGDDTTIYLDLEETLYEGETFIIDFEYYFTYWDHGRIASIDSIYYSLFFYPFVAMFDEDTGWQIDNYSFLGESYYNKIGDYYVSLRVPKDYLVAASGAIIETIDGLDYDTFNMYLENGRDFSFSTSINYNLYQKEIEGINYSIYSILPLSNPDKVYSFEYLSDAIAVYEDYVGEYYYDYLNLEYGYVYGMESSGVVYCSYEINETTVVHEVIHQWFYSMIGNDQSNFAFLDEALTTYINYAYFYEIYGVNSSIEYLESKNSRAPEMINFYNRYYGISLLKKVDEYEGNAGYAYVVYSHGCSMFRYYVDEFLDGDDEVFKTFLREYYNQFNGKEVTLDEFLLLLETSTGVDGTVEWFELMLSSLGSFIRRP, encoded by the coding sequence ATGAAAAATCTTTGTACATTAGTTATGATTTTAATTATATCTAGCATGATAACTTCATGTGGCAAAGAAGAGATCATGTATACAGTTAATTTTGAAACTAGTCAAGGAAGCTTAATTGAAGAATTACAAGTCAAAGAAGGTACTATTTTTGATGACTTAGATAATATTACAACAACTCGTGATGGGTATATATTTATAACATGGTATTTAGATGAAACACTTCAAATAGAAGTTTATGACGATTATCCAATTGTATCAGATATAGTCTTTTTTGCTAAATGGGAAGTTGTTCCAGATATGATTACAATCACATTTAATTTATTTGATGACGAATACATAGAAGAAGAATTGATTATCGAAAAAGGATCTACGATTAATCCAAACAGGCTACCGATACCGACAAGAATTGATTATATATTTGATGGATGGTATTTAAATGATAGCTTCTTAGTTGAAGTTTATTCTACATTTGTATTTAATATGGATAGAGAGTTATGTGCAAAATGGATATATGATGGAGAAATCATTGATGAACCTGATGAACCAGTTGTAGTACATGATTATTTCGAAAATGATAATGTGTTTTTAAATATAGAAGAAAATAAAGTTTTTACTGAAAACACATATTATTTTGATTTAGTAGTTGATGATGAAAATGATAGATTATTTGTATCAGGACAAATTGTATATGTGAATGATGAAATGGATTTTGATGAACTATATTTAAAAATATATCCAAACGCGGATAACAATTCGATAAATGAATATAATGTAAATTTTAGTTTTTTAAAAGTTAATGATATAGAATATAGTGTTAAATATAGCGGTGGAGATGATACGACAATTTATCTTGATTTAGAGGAAACTCTTTATGAAGGCGAAACATTCATTATTGATTTTGAGTATTATTTCACATATTGGGATCATGGAAGAATTGCAAGTATCGATTCCATCTATTATTCATTGTTTTTCTATCCTTTTGTTGCGATGTTTGATGAAGATACAGGTTGGCAAATAGATAATTATTCATTTCTTGGTGAATCTTATTACAATAAAATTGGTGATTATTATGTTAGTTTGAGAGTACCTAAAGATTATTTAGTAGCAGCAAGTGGAGCTATTATCGAAACTATTGATGGATTAGATTATGACACATTTAATATGTATTTAGAAAATGGTCGCGATTTTAGTTTTTCTACATCTATCAATTATAATCTATACCAGAAAGAAATCGAAGGCATTAATTATTCAATTTATTCAATTCTTCCTCTGTCAAATCCAGATAAAGTATATAGCTTTGAATATTTATCAGACGCTATTGCAGTATATGAAGATTATGTTGGAGAGTATTACTATGATTATTTAAATTTAGAATATGGTTATGTGTATGGAATGGAAAGTAGTGGCGTTGTTTATTGTAGTTATGAAATTAATGAAACTACAGTTGTCCACGAAGTTATTCACCAATGGTTTTATTCTATGATTGGAAATGATCAATCAAACTTTGCATTTTTAGATGAAGCACTAACAACATATATTAATTATGCTTATTTCTATGAAATTTATGGAGTTAATAGTTCCATTGAATATTTAGAGAGTAAAAATAGTAGAGCTCCAGAAATGATCAATTTTTACAATCGCTATTATGGCATATCACTACTCAAAAAAGTAGATGAATATGAAGGAAATGCTGGCTATGCTTATGTAGTTTATTCTCATGGGTGCTCAATGTTTAGATACTATGTCGATGAGTTTCTAGATGGTGATGATGAAGTCTTTAAAACTTTTTTAAGAGAATATTACAATCAATTTAATGGTAAAGAGGTAACGCTTGATGAATTTTTATTGTTGCTTGAGACATCAACTGGAGTTGATGGAACTGTTGAATGGTTTGAATTGATGTTATCTAGTTTAGGCAGTTTTATTAGAAGACCATAA
- a CDS encoding nitroreductase family protein, which translates to MIDSILKRKSIRTFDKQLLSEKDRNLVKEITARMKNDVGPFGNSVKWFVFDVEQYEKEKAVKLGTYGTVKNGQFFFGGIIKNTFEAMMDYGYLFEKIILELTHHNLGTLWIGGMFNRNALDEMILPGEIVPAISPVGYTSEYRSLRDRLTRTAIKGNQRKAFSTLFFDNDLDHPLDESKNLLPLAKYLKLVQVAPSASNKQPWRVVLNDNQADFYLERTPNYAKSLGFDIQAIDMGIALCHFCIGLDEDYVSYEITNNKATYIADSFQFIAGVLTK; encoded by the coding sequence ATGATAGATTCAATTTTAAAACGTAAATCAATAAGAACTTTTGATAAACAACTATTATCTGAAAAAGATCGTAATTTAGTCAAAGAAATAACAGCTAGAATGAAAAACGATGTAGGTCCATTTGGAAATTCAGTAAAATGGTTTGTTTTTGATGTAGAGCAATATGAAAAAGAAAAAGCAGTCAAACTTGGGACTTACGGAACAGTAAAAAATGGACAATTCTTCTTTGGTGGAATTATTAAAAATACATTTGAAGCAATGATGGATTATGGTTATTTATTTGAAAAAATCATTCTTGAATTAACTCATCATAACCTAGGGACCTTATGGATTGGTGGCATGTTTAATCGAAACGCACTAGATGAGATGATTTTGCCTGGTGAAATAGTACCCGCAATTTCACCCGTGGGTTATACATCTGAATATCGCTCGCTTAGAGATCGTTTAACTAGAACAGCCATCAAAGGCAACCAAAGAAAAGCTTTTTCCACACTTTTCTTTGATAATGATCTTGATCATCCATTGGACGAATCTAAAAATCTTCTTCCTTTAGCAAAATATTTGAAACTTGTGCAAGTTGCTCCTTCTGCATCAAACAAACAGCCTTGGAGAGTCGTTCTCAACGACAACCAGGCAGATTTCTATCTAGAAAGAACACCTAATTATGCTAAGAGTCTTGGATTTGACATACAAGCAATTGACATGGGAATTGCATTATGCCATTTTTGTATCGGCTTAGATGAGGATTATGTCAGTTATGAAATTACAAACAATAAAGCAACTTATATAGCTGATTCATTTCAATTTATAGCCGGAGTACTCACTAAATAG
- a CDS encoding class I SAM-dependent methyltransferase, with translation MATYDTYYLEENYFGKPYKELIKFFSQYEPKGSVLDLGCGQGRDSIEIAKLGYSVTGIDISKVGIEQLNLKAKDLNLKLTGFVDDIYKFNRISEYDVILLDSMFHFYSKDKKKETEFLKSILEQMQKGSILCNLLMKSNKNEKHLKSIVGNFDSEFEVLFDDYAVYPEANCEYHMYVIKKI, from the coding sequence ATGGCTACATATGATACATATTATTTAGAAGAAAACTACTTTGGCAAACCTTATAAAGAATTAATTAAATTTTTTAGTCAATATGAGCCTAAAGGTTCAGTTTTAGATTTAGGTTGTGGACAAGGTAGAGATAGTATTGAGATTGCAAAATTAGGATATAGCGTAACAGGTATTGATATTTCTAAAGTTGGCATCGAGCAATTGAATTTGAAAGCTAAAGATCTCAATCTAAAATTAACAGGATTTGTTGATGACATTTATAAATTCAATAGAATAAGTGAATATGATGTTATACTATTAGATTCAATGTTTCATTTTTACAGTAAAGATAAGAAAAAAGAAACTGAGTTTCTTAAAAGTATCCTAGAGCAAATGCAAAAGGGAAGTATATTATGCAATTTACTTATGAAATCAAATAAAAATGAAAAACACTTAAAATCTATTGTTGGAAACTTCGATTCTGAATTCGAAGTGTTGTTTGATGATTACGCAGTATATCCAGAAGCTAACTGTGAATATCATATGTACGTTATTAAGAAAATATAA